From Slackia heliotrinireducens DSM 20476:
GAGGCTGCCGAAAAGCGCATTGAGGAGCTTTCCGCCGCGCGGGCCATGGCCGCGCCGCAGCCGGAAGCTCCCGTGGAAGAGGCGGCTCCGCCCGATCCGTTTGCCGCGTACCGCAAGAACACGCCGGTGTCCACGGTTCAATACCAGGACCACACCATCGACGTGCAGGCCTATATAGACTCGATCAACTCGCAGGCTCCGGCAACGCTTTCCGGATATGCGCCCAAGCCGGCAACGCCCCCTGAACCTCCGCGGCCGGCCCCTGCATACAACGCAACTGTCTTTGGCGCTTCGGCTGCAACCCAGCCTGTGCAGCCGGCTCAGCCGCAGGCCCAGCCCGCGCCGCAGCCTCAGCCTGTGCAACCGACGCAGCAGACCCAGGCTTCGCAGCACGGGGCATACCGTCCGCAGCAGTCGGCCTATCCGCACAACGCGTACGGCACGTATCAGCCCCAGCCCAGGCCTCCGATCCAGCCGCTGGCCCACCAGA
This genomic window contains:
- a CDS encoding TM2 domain-containing protein, whose amino-acid sequence is MDDNQRLTPDEEIKALRARLEAAEKRIEELSAARAMAAPQPEAPVEEAAPPDPFAAYRKNTPVSTVQYQDHTIDVQAYIDSINSQAPATLSGYAPKPATPPEPPRPAPAYNATVFGASAATQPVQPAQPQAQPAPQPQPVQPTQQTQASQHGAYRPQQSAYPHNAYGTYQPQPRPPIQPLAHQKDHVAAGLLGIFLGAFGIHKFYLGYHRAGFIMLGITLLGSLISFGLAGAVVWVIGVVEGIMYLVKPQIDFEREYVFNNREWF